In Halapricum desulfuricans, a single window of DNA contains:
- a CDS encoding NAD(P)/FAD-dependent oxidoreductase gives MTESRQAVTGDLDAMRREEHDLVVVGGGPAGLGAAQAAYDEGVDDIVILERDFELGGILQQCVHPGFGLEYFEEELTGPEYAQQFIENVAERGVDIRLDTMVLEVTHDRTVYAVNDEDGVTEIDAEKVILAMGCRERTRDALDIPGSRPAGIFTAGTAQRLINMEGKLPGEKAVILGSGDVGLIMARHMHLEGAEVEAVLEIMPYTGGITRNVVQCLEDFDIPLRTQQTITEIHGNDRVEGVTVQEVDEDFEPIPGTEYEIECDTILLSVGLIPENELSIDAGVELHSVTGGPIVDETRETNVEDIYACGNVLHVHDVVDWVTEESMIAGRSAARSLQDRVETREEPIEIESTEKLRYVVPDRISTVDPDREEIPLYMRVHAPMEEVFVTLSSGGEQLARTFERRAEPGEMITLNVDSETLAELPEPRLELDVVQREEA, from the coding sequence ATGACTGAGAGCCGACAGGCAGTCACCGGCGACCTCGATGCGATGCGTCGAGAAGAACACGACCTGGTCGTGGTCGGCGGCGGTCCCGCCGGGCTGGGGGCCGCACAGGCCGCCTACGACGAGGGCGTCGACGACATCGTGATCCTCGAACGCGACTTCGAACTCGGCGGTATCCTCCAGCAGTGTGTCCACCCCGGCTTCGGGCTGGAGTACTTCGAGGAGGAGCTGACGGGACCGGAGTACGCCCAGCAGTTCATCGAGAACGTCGCCGAGCGCGGCGTCGACATCCGGCTCGACACGATGGTGCTCGAGGTCACCCACGACCGGACCGTCTACGCCGTCAACGACGAGGACGGCGTGACCGAGATCGACGCCGAGAAGGTGATCCTCGCGATGGGCTGTCGCGAGCGGACGCGGGACGCGCTGGACATCCCCGGCTCGCGGCCGGCCGGCATCTTCACCGCGGGGACCGCCCAGCGGTTGATCAACATGGAGGGCAAGCTGCCCGGCGAGAAGGCCGTCATCCTCGGCTCCGGCGACGTCGGGCTCATCATGGCCCGTCACATGCACCTCGAAGGTGCCGAGGTCGAGGCCGTGCTCGAGATCATGCCCTACACGGGCGGGATAACTCGCAACGTCGTCCAGTGTCTGGAGGACTTCGACATCCCGCTTCGCACCCAGCAGACGATCACGGAGATCCACGGGAACGATCGCGTCGAGGGCGTCACCGTCCAGGAGGTCGACGAGGACTTCGAACCGATCCCGGGGACCGAATACGAGATCGAGTGTGATACCATACTGCTCTCGGTCGGGTTGATCCCCGAGAACGAGCTGTCGATCGACGCCGGCGTCGAGTTGCACTCGGTGACCGGCGGGCCGATCGTCGACGAGACGCGCGAGACCAACGTCGAGGACATCTACGCCTGCGGGAACGTCCTGCACGTCCACGACGTGGTCGACTGGGTCACCGAGGAGAGCATGATCGCCGGTCGCAGTGCCGCCCGGTCGTTGCAGGATCGCGTCGAGACTCGCGAGGAGCCGATCGAGATCGAAAGCACGGAGAAACTGCGCTATGTCGTCCCGGACCGGATCTCGACGGTCGATCCCGACCGCGAGGAGATCCCGCTGTACATGCGTGTCCACGCGCCGATGGAGGAGGTGTTCGTTACCCTCTCTTCGGGCGGCGAGCAGCTTGCCCGGACGTTCGAACGGCGAGCCGAACCCGGCGAGATGATCACGCTGAACGTCGACAGCGAGACGCTCGCGGAGCTGCCCGAGCCGCGGCTCGAACTGGATGTCGTTCAACGGGAGGAAGCATGA
- a CDS encoding glycoside hydrolase family 31 protein: MSLADYHVPEFEPVADEAAIVETDACRFTVLSSRLLRLEYAPDGEFEDRPSQAVWYRDQPVPEFSATRTDGTLEIETEHLQLRYAIGGGFTSDSLSIELTGLEETWHYGDSEDNLGGTTRTLDSVDGQTDLEPGLLSRDGWTVLDDTDRLVFDDDGWVTPRDAHDDYEDLYFFGFGHDYFGALRAYTDVAGDVPMIPRWALGNWWSRYWEYSQDELRGLMTQFRERDLPLSVCVLDMDWHVVDNPHHSGWTGWTWDDDLFPDPEGFLEWLHDEGLKATLNLHPADGVHPHEAAYPDIAEHVGIDPASGRPVEFDASDPQFLRGYFEHVINPLEDDGVDFWWIDWQQWRESPEMDGLDPLWALNHLHALDRTRDGSRPFVFSRWADVSNHRYPIGFSGDTVISWDSLSFQPFLTGSAANVQFGWWSHDIGGHFGGSGDPTEFGELYARWLQFGVFSPINRIHTSKMPYVDKRPWAYDGEVREALDDAFVRRHELVPYLYTMVRHNHARAEPPIRPLYYHHPEADVAYNRPNQYYFGSELLAAPHVREREDDIHLSRRPVWLPDGEWFDFETGERYESGFHTRYGDLDDVPVYAKAGAIVPLDGEPGFGDVEAPEALRVVAFPGADNAFDLYEDDGVTCASRDGDYATTRLAQSFEGDRLTFTIGPIEGIPEHVPDDRTYELQFRGVREDVTVSVEGAAGHSRAYDEDTRTLTVSLDDAGVGVDATATVVLDGEGTNLVAESDWRRSQLEELLWNLSMPAGSKPPLETHAKAFLAGERTDLDWLGNFAAALTDAQLRAIAETLVDAGIERLDYAGDDRLLAWNRTRRIDVTYQFATYDRTGTPFGHEGGFRHGSLPGYEVIELSEFETYDWAFTLEYDGVTSITYEGSASDTDRR; encoded by the coding sequence ATGTCGCTTGCGGACTATCACGTACCCGAGTTCGAACCGGTCGCCGATGAGGCGGCGATCGTCGAGACCGACGCCTGCCGGTTTACCGTCCTCTCCTCGCGGCTGCTCCGCCTGGAGTACGCTCCGGACGGCGAGTTCGAGGACCGACCGAGTCAGGCCGTCTGGTACCGCGACCAGCCGGTCCCCGAGTTCTCGGCCACGCGCACGGACGGCACGCTCGAGATCGAGACCGAACACCTGCAGCTGCGATACGCGATCGGCGGCGGGTTCACGAGCGACTCGCTGTCGATCGAACTCACTGGCCTCGAAGAGACCTGGCACTACGGCGACAGCGAGGACAATCTCGGCGGGACGACGCGGACGCTGGACAGCGTTGACGGCCAGACCGACCTGGAACCGGGGCTGCTCTCTCGCGACGGCTGGACCGTCCTCGACGATACCGACCGACTCGTCTTCGACGACGACGGCTGGGTGACCCCCCGGGACGCCCACGACGACTACGAGGACCTGTATTTCTTCGGGTTCGGCCACGACTATTTCGGGGCGTTGCGGGCGTACACCGACGTCGCCGGCGACGTGCCGATGATTCCCCGGTGGGCGCTAGGCAACTGGTGGAGTCGCTACTGGGAGTACAGCCAGGACGAACTCCGCGGACTGATGACGCAGTTCCGCGAGCGAGACCTGCCGCTGTCGGTGTGCGTTCTCGACATGGACTGGCACGTCGTCGACAACCCCCATCACAGCGGCTGGACGGGCTGGACCTGGGACGACGACCTCTTTCCCGACCCCGAGGGGTTTCTCGAGTGGCTCCACGACGAGGGGCTGAAGGCGACGCTCAACCTCCACCCGGCCGACGGCGTCCACCCACACGAGGCGGCCTATCCCGACATCGCCGAGCACGTCGGGATCGATCCAGCGAGCGGACGTCCCGTCGAGTTCGACGCCAGCGACCCGCAGTTCCTGCGTGGCTATTTCGAGCACGTGATCAACCCGCTGGAGGACGACGGCGTCGACTTCTGGTGGATCGACTGGCAGCAGTGGCGCGAGTCACCGGAAATGGATGGACTGGATCCCCTGTGGGCGCTCAACCACCTCCACGCGCTGGATCGGACCCGCGACGGCAGTCGGCCGTTCGTCTTCTCGCGGTGGGCGGACGTCAGCAATCACCGCTATCCGATCGGCTTCTCGGGGGACACTGTCATCTCCTGGGACTCACTTTCCTTCCAGCCGTTCCTGACCGGCTCGGCCGCGAACGTCCAGTTCGGGTGGTGGAGCCACGACATCGGCGGCCACTTCGGGGGCAGCGGCGACCCCACCGAGTTCGGCGAACTGTACGCCCGCTGGCTGCAGTTCGGCGTGTTCAGTCCGATCAACCGGATCCACACCTCGAAGATGCCGTACGTGGACAAACGTCCCTGGGCGTACGACGGCGAGGTCCGCGAGGCGCTGGACGACGCCTTCGTCCGGCGACACGAACTGGTCCCGTATCTCTACACGATGGTCCGGCACAATCACGCCCGGGCCGAGCCGCCGATCCGGCCGCTGTACTATCACCACCCCGAGGCGGACGTCGCGTACAACCGGCCCAATCAGTACTACTTCGGCAGCGAGTTGCTGGCCGCCCCGCACGTCCGCGAACGCGAGGACGACATCCACCTCTCGCGTCGGCCCGTCTGGCTGCCCGACGGCGAGTGGTTCGACTTCGAGACCGGCGAGCGCTACGAGAGCGGCTTTCATACCCGCTACGGCGACCTCGACGACGTGCCGGTCTACGCAAAGGCGGGCGCGATCGTCCCGCTGGACGGCGAGCCCGGCTTCGGCGACGTCGAGGCCCCGGAGGCGCTGCGGGTCGTCGCGTTCCCCGGCGCGGACAACGCCTTCGACCTCTACGAGGACGACGGCGTCACCTGCGCCAGCCGCGACGGCGACTACGCCACGACGCGCCTCGCACAGTCCTTCGAGGGCGATCGGCTCACGTTCACGATCGGGCCGATCGAAGGGATCCCCGAACACGTCCCCGATGACCGGACCTACGAACTCCAGTTCCGCGGCGTTCGCGAGGACGTGACCGTCTCCGTCGAGGGCGCGGCCGGCCACTCCCGCGCGTACGACGAGGACACGCGGACGCTGACGGTCAGCCTCGACGACGCCGGCGTCGGCGTCGATGCGACCGCCACGGTCGTCCTCGACGGCGAAGGGACGAACCTGGTCGCCGAGAGCGACTGGCGACGCTCCCAGCTCGAGGAACTGCTCTGGAACCTCTCGATGCCGGCCGGCTCGAAGCCCCCGCTCGAAACACACGCGAAGGCGTTTCTCGCAGGCGAGCGGACCGACCTCGACTGGCTTGGCAACTTCGCCGCGGCGCTGACCGACGCCCAGCTGCGTGCGATCGCGGAGACGCTGGTCGACGCCGGTATCGAACGGCTCGATTACGCCGGCGACGACCGGCTGCTCGCCTGGAACCGGACCCGTCGCATCGACGTCACGTACCAGTTCGCCACCTACGACCGGACGGGAACCCCGTTCGGCCACGAGGGCGGGTTCCGACACGGCTCGCTGCCCGGCTACGAGGTGATCGAACTCTCCGAGTTCGAGACCTACGACTGGGCGTTCACGCTCGAGTACGACGGGGTCACCAGTATCACCTACGAGGGAAGCGCAAGCGACACCGATCGGCGCTGA
- a CDS encoding AI-2E family transporter, whose protein sequence is MNLSKGFVLALIVALLALSILLVQPFLQYVLGAVLLAYVLYPLQIRLEAHVSPAVAALSLVSLAVAGFVAPFVVVLATVADRADRLLRDFDTDSMQIGVIESRIEELTGQEIDVASELAGSGREIGTIVFERSTQAFGTITFHLIGIALALFLVYYLLKDGDDLVDWLNQTVPLPGEIQRDLYTDINNVMWGVLFGHVFVAVVQGVVAGVGLAVTGVPNALFWTAVMIVLAMVPLVGAIPVWGGAVLYLYLTNEPLLAVGLFVYSVVVVGLTDDYLRPFAVDRYAKLNPAVILLGILGGAYAFGVMGLFFGPVVLGALKAALRVGLENWSRLGGSDAG, encoded by the coding sequence GTGAACCTCAGCAAAGGGTTCGTCCTCGCCCTCATCGTCGCCCTGCTCGCGCTATCGATCCTGTTGGTCCAGCCGTTTCTCCAGTACGTCCTCGGTGCCGTCCTCCTTGCCTACGTCCTCTATCCACTACAGATTCGCCTCGAGGCGCACGTGTCGCCGGCGGTCGCCGCACTCTCGCTCGTGAGCCTGGCAGTCGCCGGGTTCGTCGCGCCCTTCGTCGTCGTCCTCGCGACCGTCGCGGATCGTGCTGACCGGCTCCTTCGGGACTTCGATACCGATTCGATGCAGATCGGGGTGATCGAATCCCGGATCGAGGAACTCACCGGACAGGAGATCGACGTCGCCAGCGAACTCGCCGGCTCGGGACGAGAGATCGGGACGATCGTGTTCGAACGGTCGACCCAGGCGTTCGGTACGATTACCTTTCACCTCATCGGAATCGCGCTGGCGCTCTTTCTCGTCTACTACCTGCTCAAAGACGGCGACGACCTGGTCGACTGGCTCAACCAGACGGTACCGCTTCCCGGAGAGATCCAGCGCGATCTCTATACCGATATCAACAACGTGATGTGGGGCGTTCTCTTCGGACACGTCTTCGTCGCCGTCGTCCAGGGGGTCGTCGCCGGAGTCGGGCTCGCCGTGACTGGCGTTCCCAACGCGCTGTTCTGGACGGCCGTTATGATCGTTCTCGCGATGGTTCCGCTCGTCGGTGCGATTCCTGTCTGGGGTGGGGCAGTGCTCTACCTGTATCTCACGAACGAACCGCTGCTCGCCGTCGGGCTGTTCGTCTACAGCGTCGTCGTGGTCGGACTCACCGACGACTATCTCCGTCCGTTCGCCGTCGACAGATACGCGAAGCTCAATCCCGCCGTCATCCTCCTCGGTATCCTCGGAGGGGCGTACGCGTTCGGGGTCATGGGGCTGTTCTTCGGGCCCGTCGTCCTCGGGGCGCTCAAAGCCGCCCTCCGCGTCGGCTTGGAGAACTGGTCCCGACTCGGCGGGAGCGACGCCGGCTGA
- a CDS encoding DUF7095 family protein translates to MALERETALDRAEAIVETVATETTPVPVREVWVYGDVALGMDPVDRLNVYVTKDLLFGRDEAAAERFRDSHGVEGVGQTIRAEWAEQHPELVRANRSGHVAPEQCLAAHLLEPDEPVHLEVCNASFEDNVTQRLEGARARGNYEQLLDPRGVCLWLGDGEGSGRRSDDAFRKLREGSLAFPTLAESLSMLGLNEDEARKAVDALRAVRERRDGRSVRSDVV, encoded by the coding sequence ATGGCGCTTGAACGCGAGACCGCACTCGACCGCGCCGAGGCGATCGTCGAGACGGTCGCGACCGAGACGACGCCGGTCCCCGTCCGGGAAGTGTGGGTCTACGGTGACGTCGCGCTGGGGATGGATCCGGTCGATCGGCTGAACGTCTACGTGACCAAGGACCTCCTGTTCGGGCGCGACGAGGCAGCCGCCGAACGCTTCCGTGACTCGCATGGCGTCGAAGGCGTCGGACAGACGATCCGGGCGGAGTGGGCCGAGCAGCATCCCGAGTTGGTCCGCGCGAACCGGAGCGGCCACGTCGCCCCCGAGCAGTGTCTCGCTGCGCACTTGCTCGAACCGGACGAACCCGTCCATCTGGAGGTCTGCAACGCCTCCTTCGAGGACAACGTCACCCAGCGCCTCGAAGGTGCGCGGGCGCGCGGCAACTACGAGCAGTTGCTCGATCCGCGCGGGGTCTGTCTGTGGCTCGGTGACGGCGAAGGCTCCGGTCGTCGAAGCGACGACGCGTTCCGGAAACTCCGGGAGGGGTCGCTCGCGTTCCCGACGCTCGCCGAATCGCTGTCGATGCTCGGACTCAACGAAGACGAGGCGCGCAAGGCCGTCGACGCGCTCAGGGCCGTCCGCGAGCGCCGGGACGGTCGGTCAGTTCGCAGCGATGTCGTGTGA
- a CDS encoding NAD(P)/FAD-dependent oxidoreductase, with amino-acid sequence MQSETDVLVVGGGVTGTAIARELSRYRLDVVLVEKAPDVCTGTSKANTALIHAGFNADPEKQKGRLNVRGNELYHERIQHELDVPIEWRGALVVATDESERPKLEELLEKGQRNGVDGLEILEREALLEKEPHLSDDAVAALWAPTAGIVNPFELTVGFANNAVENGASVELEAEVTDITETDDGFTVETAKGEIDAEIVINAAGLYSDEVSAMVGIDDFEITPRRGEYYLYDKQFEIDIDTTIFPVPTEVTKGIVVTPTDENNLLIGPNAQEIDDKRDKATTRQGLDKVLEGAKKTVPDLTKQDVIKEFAGLRPAIKETGDFRIQIEEEVPGFINAAGIQSPGLASAPATAELVVDLVEELTGDLEEDPTFDPNYSGPPKVRHMSHKERAALIEEDPRYGQIICRCETVTEGEIRDAINQPVPAQTVNAIKRRVRPGAGRCQGGFCGPRVIEILSEELDVPMTEIKLEEEGSELLTDEIKQPLLEKSREGSEVNADD; translated from the coding sequence ATGCAATCAGAAACAGACGTGTTGGTCGTCGGCGGCGGGGTAACCGGGACGGCCATCGCACGCGAACTCTCGCGGTACAGGCTCGACGTCGTGCTGGTCGAAAAGGCACCCGACGTCTGCACCGGGACGAGCAAGGCCAATACGGCACTGATCCACGCCGGGTTCAACGCCGACCCGGAGAAACAGAAAGGCCGGCTGAACGTCCGCGGCAACGAACTCTACCACGAGCGGATTCAGCACGAGCTCGACGTGCCGATCGAGTGGCGCGGGGCACTGGTCGTCGCGACCGATGAGAGCGAACGACCGAAGCTGGAAGAACTGCTTGAGAAGGGACAGCGAAACGGCGTCGACGGGCTGGAGATCCTCGAGCGCGAGGCGCTGCTCGAGAAGGAGCCCCATCTGAGCGACGACGCCGTCGCGGCGCTGTGGGCACCGACGGCCGGGATCGTCAATCCCTTCGAACTGACGGTGGGGTTCGCCAACAACGCCGTCGAGAACGGCGCGAGCGTCGAACTGGAAGCGGAAGTGACCGACATCACCGAGACCGACGACGGGTTCACCGTCGAGACCGCGAAAGGCGAGATCGACGCCGAGATCGTGATCAACGCGGCCGGGCTGTACTCCGACGAGGTCTCGGCGATGGTCGGGATCGACGACTTCGAGATCACGCCCCGGCGCGGGGAGTACTACCTCTACGACAAGCAGTTCGAGATCGATATCGACACGACAATCTTCCCCGTGCCCACGGAGGTCACCAAGGGGATCGTCGTGACCCCGACAGACGAGAACAACCTGCTGATCGGCCCCAACGCCCAGGAGATCGACGACAAGCGCGACAAGGCGACGACCCGACAGGGGCTGGACAAGGTCCTCGAGGGGGCCAAAAAGACGGTCCCGGACCTGACCAAACAGGACGTGATCAAGGAGTTCGCCGGGCTGCGGCCGGCGATCAAGGAGACCGGCGACTTCCGGATCCAGATCGAGGAGGAGGTCCCGGGCTTTATCAACGCCGCCGGGATCCAGTCGCCCGGGCTGGCGTCGGCACCGGCGACCGCCGAACTGGTCGTCGACCTCGTCGAGGAACTCACCGGCGACCTCGAGGAGGACCCGACGTTCGATCCCAACTACAGCGGCCCGCCGAAGGTCAGGCACATGAGCCACAAGGAGCGGGCGGCACTGATCGAGGAAGACCCCCGCTACGGGCAGATCATCTGTCGGTGCGAGACCGTCACGGAGGGCGAGATCCGCGACGCGATCAACCAGCCCGTCCCCGCACAGACGGTCAACGCGATCAAGCGCCGGGTCAGGCCCGGCGCCGGCCGGTGTCAGGGCGGGTTCTGTGGCCCGCGCGTCATCGAGATCCTCTCGGAGGAACTCGACGTTCCCATGACAGAAATCAAACTCGAGGAGGAGGGGTCGGAGCTGCTGACCGACGAGATCAAACAGCCACTGCTTGAGAAGTCCCGCGAGGGTTCGGAGGTGAACGCCGATGACTGA
- a CDS encoding HAD-IIA family hydrolase, giving the protein MTVAGAVVDLDGTVYLDGDPIDGALAGLERLASLPDGVWFVSNNPSHSPSEYVERLEDIGFETRPDRILSSGAVTTEYLADVHAGDDVFVIGTDGLRRQLREAGVTLCERRSAADVLLASWTTEFEYDDLVAALRILERDVPFYGTDPDLTFPGTDGRPIPGSGAIVRSIAETAEREPDRIFGKPSDAMVTAIADRLPGPPAEYLVIGDRNETDVALGERAGMTTVRVRTGADASGDVTPDHVVASLGDIESVLRG; this is encoded by the coding sequence ATGACAGTCGCAGGTGCCGTCGTCGATCTGGACGGCACGGTCTATCTGGACGGCGATCCGATCGACGGCGCGCTGGCGGGACTCGAACGGCTCGCGTCGCTCCCGGACGGCGTCTGGTTCGTCTCGAACAACCCGTCGCACAGCCCCAGCGAGTACGTCGAGCGCCTCGAGGACATCGGGTTCGAAACGCGACCGGACAGGATCCTCTCGTCGGGTGCCGTGACGACCGAGTACCTCGCCGACGTGCATGCCGGGGACGATGTCTTCGTGATCGGCACCGACGGGCTCCGTCGGCAACTGCGGGAGGCCGGGGTTACCCTGTGCGAGCGACGCTCGGCCGCCGACGTCTTGCTCGCCTCGTGGACGACCGAGTTCGAGTACGACGATCTGGTGGCCGCGCTCCGGATACTCGAACGCGACGTGCCGTTCTACGGAACCGATCCCGATCTGACGTTTCCCGGCACGGACGGTCGGCCGATTCCGGGCTCCGGAGCGATCGTTCGATCGATCGCCGAGACGGCCGAGCGCGAACCCGACCGGATCTTCGGGAAACCGTCGGACGCGATGGTAACGGCAATAGCGGATCGGCTTCCCGGGCCGCCGGCGGAGTACCTCGTGATCGGTGACCGGAACGAGACGGACGTCGCGCTCGGGGAGCGCGCCGGCATGACGACCGTCCGCGTCCGCACCGGGGCTGACGCCAGCGGGGACGTGACGCCCGACCACGTCGTCGCGTCTCTCGGCGACATCGAGAGTGTGCTCCGCGGGTGA
- a CDS encoding DUF1667 domain-containing protein: protein MTETITITCIRCPVGCDIDLEVEDGEILSMEGAGCIQGEDYAREEYRNPTRVLPTTVRVKGGVLPYVPVKTAEPIPKGELEAAVEELATVEVEAPIELGDVIVEDIRGTGVAIVATRDLPAAEEEPVAAD, encoded by the coding sequence ATGACCGAAACTATCACCATTACGTGTATCAGGTGCCCGGTAGGCTGTGACATCGACCTGGAGGTCGAGGACGGCGAGATCCTCTCGATGGAGGGGGCTGGCTGTATCCAGGGCGAAGACTACGCCCGAGAGGAGTACCGGAACCCGACCAGAGTGCTGCCCACGACGGTGCGCGTCAAGGGCGGCGTGTTGCCGTACGTGCCAGTGAAGACGGCCGAACCGATCCCGAAAGGGGAACTCGAGGCAGCCGTCGAGGAACTCGCCACCGTCGAGGTCGAGGCCCCGATCGAACTCGGCGACGTGATCGTCGAGGACATCCGCGGTACCGGCGTCGCCATCGTCGCGACGCGTGACCTGCCGGCTGCCGAGGAGGAGCCGGTCGCGGCGGACTGA
- a CDS encoding OB-fold nucleic acid binding domain-containing protein, which translates to MGSCIICGTSVDGKICDIHQEDVAFEFRGSSPGQLTSGRYYKGTVDGFAEFGVFVDIGDSVTGLLHESELDGRLENLEWEPGDTVYVQVKNVRDNGNVDLGWSIRQSDREFRGKLIDDPEFDQPKLPEEVETGADDSETAGEESTSTAAPADESAASEGDNRPQAGDVRARESGSAGPQAGETRAAATGDVETVSTEGADATEEAPLVTVEALGDRVGEVVQLEGTIETARQTSGPTVFELADGTGTVDCAAFEEAGVRAYPDIGEDDVVRLTGEIRERRGELQVETEQLEALEDDEREAVRERMEEALTEKARPDAVELLADDEVLSGLTEAFRDAAGEIRRAVFEERPVVVRHGATADGYVAGAAIEHATLPLIREEHTRSDAEYHYFDRRPLEGDVYEMDDATKDVTTMLDNRERHDEQLPLYVFVGVGGTRESLDGLAFLDVYDAPRVVIDTVAEPEITDEVETVVSPDTDPATLTTVDGQLDGPTTAAIAANVAAHVNDDVREELSYLPAASFWEAPPEAYADAASEAGYDVETLAEVRDAVALEAYYQSYEDKRQLIADLLFEGRASDVAGDEARGLASHVSEQFRSKLDTAVETAEANVDHRTVEGVDVAVLDTDAFTHRFDFPSETLLLDELLRRLRDDVDAIVGIGEDDLHLRSEHALDVRDVATQVDEAVPDAGVEAQSSRSQQIAFLAGRRDAVLEATLETLAGQLA; encoded by the coding sequence ATGGGTTCGTGCATCATTTGCGGCACATCTGTCGATGGCAAGATCTGCGACATTCACCAAGAGGACGTCGCCTTCGAGTTCCGGGGATCGAGTCCCGGTCAGCTGACATCCGGCCGCTACTACAAGGGGACGGTCGACGGCTTCGCCGAGTTCGGCGTCTTCGTCGACATCGGTGACAGCGTGACCGGGCTGCTCCACGAGAGCGAACTCGACGGCCGACTCGAGAACCTCGAGTGGGAGCCCGGCGACACGGTGTACGTCCAGGTGAAAAACGTCAGAGACAACGGTAACGTCGACCTCGGGTGGTCGATCCGCCAGTCCGACCGGGAGTTCCGCGGGAAGCTGATCGACGACCCCGAGTTCGACCAGCCGAAGCTTCCCGAAGAAGTCGAGACCGGCGCGGACGACTCGGAGACAGCAGGCGAGGAGTCGACAAGCACGGCAGCGCCGGCCGACGAGTCGGCGGCGAGCGAAGGGGACAACCGCCCACAAGCGGGGGACGTCCGAGCGCGCGAGTCCGGATCGGCCGGCCCGCAGGCGGGCGAGACGCGAGCGGCCGCCACCGGAGACGTGGAGACCGTCTCCACCGAGGGCGCTGACGCGACCGAGGAGGCGCCGCTGGTGACAGTCGAGGCGCTCGGCGACCGCGTCGGCGAGGTCGTCCAGCTCGAGGGGACGATCGAGACGGCTCGCCAGACCAGCGGCCCGACGGTGTTCGAACTCGCCGACGGGACAGGAACGGTCGACTGTGCGGCCTTCGAGGAGGCCGGCGTCCGCGCCTATCCCGATATCGGCGAGGACGACGTCGTTCGACTGACGGGCGAGATCCGCGAGCGTCGCGGTGAACTGCAGGTCGAGACCGAACAGCTCGAAGCGCTCGAAGACGACGAGCGCGAGGCCGTCCGGGAACGTATGGAGGAGGCGCTGACCGAGAAGGCGCGGCCGGACGCGGTGGAACTGCTCGCGGACGACGAGGTGCTGTCGGGACTGACGGAGGCGTTCCGCGACGCGGCCGGCGAGATCCGCCGGGCCGTCTTCGAGGAGCGGCCGGTCGTCGTCCGCCACGGCGCGACCGCCGACGGGTACGTCGCCGGGGCCGCGATCGAGCACGCGACGCTGCCGCTGATCCGCGAGGAACACACCCGTTCCGACGCGGAGTATCACTACTTCGACCGGCGTCCGCTGGAGGGTGACGTCTACGAGATGGACGACGCGACCAAAGACGTCACGACGATGCTCGACAACCGGGAGCGCCACGACGAGCAACTGCCGCTGTACGTGTTCGTCGGCGTCGGCGGCACGCGCGAGTCGCTGGACGGACTGGCGTTTCTGGACGTCTACGACGCGCCGCGCGTGGTGATCGACACCGTGGCCGAGCCGGAGATCACCGACGAGGTCGAGACGGTCGTCAGCCCCGACACCGATCCCGCGACGCTGACGACGGTCGACGGCCAGCTCGACGGGCCGACGACGGCGGCGATCGCCGCGAACGTCGCCGCACACGTCAACGACGACGTCCGCGAGGAACTGTCGTATCTGCCGGCCGCAAGCTTCTGGGAGGCGCCGCCCGAGGCGTACGCCGACGCCGCCAGCGAGGCGGGCTACGACGTCGAGACGCTCGCGGAGGTCCGGGACGCCGTCGCGCTGGAGGCGTATTACCAGTCCTACGAGGACAAGCGCCAGCTGATCGCCGACCTGCTCTTCGAGGGGCGGGCCAGCGACGTCGCCGGCGACGAGGCGCGCGGACTGGCCAGCCACGTCAGCGAGCAGTTCCGGTCGAAACTCGACACGGCCGTCGAGACGGCCGAGGCCAACGTCGACCATCGGACCGTCGAGGGCGTCGACGTCGCGGTGCTGGACACGGACGCGTTCACACACCGGTTCGACTTCCCGTCGGAGACGCTGTTGCTCGACGAGTTGCTGCGGCGGCTTCGCGACGACGTCGACGCGATCGTCGGGATCGGCGAGGACGACCTGCACCTCCGCAGTGAGCACGCGCTCGACGTGCGTGACGTCGCGACACAGGTCGACGAAGCGGTTCCGGACGCCGGCGTCGAAGCGCAGAGCAGTCGGTCACAGCAGATCGCGTTCCTCGCCGGGAGACGGGACGCGGTCCTCGAGGCGACCCTAGAGACGCTCGCCGGCCAGCTGGCCTGA